In Neorhizobium galegae, the following proteins share a genomic window:
- a CDS encoding lipopolysaccharide assembly protein LapA domain-containing protein: MDKFKKIVSLVVFVPLGIVLIVLAVANRQMVTLALNPFRPEDGMLAVSAPFFLFLFLALLIGMFIGSFVTWWSQGKHRKQARVEAREAVRWQNEHKSAVAGRPASAQLPSK; the protein is encoded by the coding sequence ATGGATAAGTTCAAAAAGATCGTCTCGCTCGTGGTCTTCGTACCGCTCGGCATCGTGTTGATCGTGCTCGCCGTCGCGAACCGCCAGATGGTGACCCTGGCGCTCAATCCCTTCCGGCCGGAAGACGGCATGCTGGCGGTTAGCGCACCCTTCTTCCTGTTCCTGTTCCTGGCCTTGCTGATCGGGATGTTCATCGGCTCGTTCGTGACCTGGTGGAGCCAGGGCAAGCACCGCAAGCAGGCCCGCGTCGAAGCACGCGAAGCGGTCCGATGGCAGAACGAACACAAGTCGGCCGTCGCTGGACGGCCGGCCTCGGCGCAACTTCCTTCGAAGTAA
- a CDS encoding TrmH family RNA methyltransferase, which translates to MNDDFQKSGPRRVGQVKEVTSLSNPIIKDIKALTNKRDREESGTFMAEGLKLVIDALELGWEIRTLVYAKAAKGKALVEQVAARTVAHGGLVLEVSEKVLSSVTRRDNPQMVVGIFEQRWKRLDDLRPGRDETLVALDRVRDPGNLGTIIRTADAAGATGVILVGECTDPFSLETVRATMGSVFAVPVVKCSAEEFLIWQKRSGTQVVATHLAGAVDYRTVDYSKKPVVLLMGNEQSGLPDNLARAADRTVRIPQQGRADSLNLAVASAVMLFEARRHLLTLDDKK; encoded by the coding sequence ATGAACGACGATTTTCAGAAGTCCGGACCACGGCGGGTCGGCCAGGTGAAGGAAGTCACCTCGCTTTCCAATCCGATCATCAAGGACATCAAGGCGCTCACCAACAAGAGGGACCGCGAAGAGAGCGGCACCTTCATGGCCGAAGGCCTGAAGCTCGTCATCGATGCACTGGAGCTCGGCTGGGAAATCCGCACGCTGGTCTATGCGAAGGCGGCCAAGGGCAAGGCGCTTGTCGAGCAGGTGGCGGCAAGGACCGTCGCTCATGGCGGGCTGGTGCTGGAGGTCAGCGAGAAGGTGCTCTCGTCGGTCACCCGCCGCGACAATCCGCAGATGGTCGTCGGCATTTTCGAGCAGCGTTGGAAAAGGCTCGATGATCTGCGGCCGGGCAGGGACGAGACGCTGGTGGCGCTCGACCGGGTGCGCGACCCCGGCAATCTCGGCACCATCATCCGCACCGCCGATGCGGCAGGCGCTACCGGGGTAATCCTGGTCGGCGAATGCACCGACCCGTTTTCGCTGGAAACCGTGCGCGCCACCATGGGCTCGGTCTTCGCGGTACCGGTCGTCAAATGCTCGGCGGAAGAATTTCTGATCTGGCAGAAGCGCTCCGGCACCCAGGTCGTGGCGACCCATCTCGCCGGCGCCGTCGACTATCGCACCGTGGATTATTCGAAAAAGCCGGTCGTGCTGCTGATGGGCAACGAGCAGTCCGGGCTGCCGGATAATCTCGCCAGGGCTGCCGATCGCACCGTTCGCATTCCTCAGCAGGGCAGGGCAGATTCGCTCAACCTCGCCGTCGCGTCCGCCGTGATGCTCTTCGAAGCCCGCCGCCATCTGCTGACCCTGGACGACAAGAAATGA
- a CDS encoding GNAT family N-acetyltransferase, with protein sequence MAIELLNREVIPETTQAPASAPVSGDVFGRIGTLETRLARSEREIDAAQAVRYRVFVEEMHATLSPEAMRRRRDVDAFDAICDHLLVVDNAIEGDIEDQIVGTYRLLRQEVALANNGFYSASEFDIEPLLARHPDKQFMELGRSCVLPDYRTKRTVELLWQGNWAYSLKHGMNAMFGCASFPGVSPEEHAMALSFLHHTVSTKGDWAVSALPELYRSMDLMPMEGVNARKALSLLPPLIKGYLRLGAMVGDGAVIDHAFNTTDVLIVLPIASISDRYITHFGADAGRFAS encoded by the coding sequence TTGGCAATCGAACTCCTGAACCGTGAAGTGATACCTGAAACAACCCAGGCGCCGGCCTCTGCTCCGGTAAGCGGCGATGTCTTCGGCCGCATTGGCACGCTCGAAACGCGGCTGGCCCGCAGCGAGCGTGAAATCGATGCCGCGCAGGCGGTTCGCTACCGCGTCTTCGTCGAAGAAATGCACGCGACCTTGAGCCCGGAGGCCATGCGCCGCCGACGCGACGTCGATGCCTTTGATGCGATCTGCGACCATCTTCTGGTCGTCGACAACGCAATCGAAGGTGATATCGAAGATCAGATCGTCGGCACCTACCGCCTGCTGCGCCAGGAAGTGGCACTGGCCAATAACGGCTTCTATTCGGCGTCGGAATTCGACATCGAACCGCTGCTTGCGCGTCATCCCGACAAACAGTTCATGGAGCTCGGCCGCTCCTGCGTGCTGCCGGACTACCGCACCAAGCGCACCGTCGAACTGCTCTGGCAGGGCAATTGGGCCTATTCGCTGAAGCACGGCATGAACGCGATGTTCGGCTGCGCATCCTTCCCGGGCGTTTCGCCCGAAGAGCACGCCATGGCGCTGTCCTTCCTGCACCATACGGTCTCGACCAAGGGCGATTGGGCGGTTTCGGCACTGCCGGAACTCTATCGCTCGATGGACCTGATGCCGATGGAAGGGGTCAACGCCCGCAAGGCACTCTCCCTGTTGCCGCCGCTGATCAAGGGTTACCTGCGCCTCGGTGCCATGGTGGGCGACGGTGCGGTCATCGACCACGCCTTCAATACCACCGACGTGCTGATCGTCCTGCCGATCGCCTCGATCTCGGACCGCTACATCACCCATTTCGGCGCTGATGCTGGGCGGTTTGCGAGCTAG
- a CDS encoding class I SAM-dependent methyltransferase, whose protein sequence is MKNKERRPGEKNRSEAGNRSSRGHATAKPAAVRQAPRPQERAAKPAPAAAPAETRPLLPRSGERPPERVPIILESSGAGDFHLIDSGNGLKFEQYGPYRIVRPEAQALWQPSLPAHLWEKADALFTGDTDEDGMGRWRFTKEALGETWPLSLLGTDFLGRFTSFRHVGVFPEQIVHWEWMKNRIEEAKRPVKVLNLFGYTGVASLVAAAAGAEVTHVDASKKAIGWARENQSLARLDKAPIRWICEDAMKFILREERRGNRYDIILTDPPKFGRGPNGEVWQLFDHLPLMLDICRELLSPKAIGLVLTAYSIRASFYSIHELMRETMRGAGGAVESGELVIREAGLDGKTPGRALSTSLFSRWVPA, encoded by the coding sequence TTGAAGAACAAGGAAAGGCGGCCGGGTGAAAAAAACCGGAGCGAGGCGGGTAACCGGTCCTCCCGCGGGCACGCCACCGCAAAACCAGCGGCAGTCAGACAGGCCCCGCGGCCGCAGGAAAGGGCCGCCAAACCCGCGCCGGCCGCAGCGCCGGCGGAAACCCGTCCGCTTTTGCCGCGCAGCGGCGAGCGGCCGCCAGAGCGCGTGCCGATCATTCTCGAATCGTCCGGTGCCGGGGATTTTCACCTGATCGATAGCGGCAACGGGCTCAAATTCGAGCAATACGGCCCTTATCGCATCGTCCGGCCGGAAGCTCAGGCGCTCTGGCAACCGTCTCTTCCCGCCCATCTATGGGAAAAGGCGGACGCGCTCTTCACCGGAGACACGGACGAGGACGGCATGGGCCGCTGGCGCTTCACCAAGGAAGCACTTGGCGAAACCTGGCCGCTGTCGCTGCTCGGCACCGACTTTCTCGGCCGCTTCACGTCCTTCCGCCATGTCGGCGTCTTCCCGGAGCAGATCGTTCACTGGGAGTGGATGAAGAACCGCATCGAGGAGGCGAAGCGGCCGGTGAAGGTGCTGAACCTGTTCGGCTACACAGGCGTCGCATCGCTGGTCGCGGCGGCCGCCGGGGCGGAAGTTACCCATGTCGACGCTTCCAAGAAAGCGATCGGCTGGGCTCGTGAAAACCAGTCGCTCGCCCGTCTCGACAAGGCGCCGATCCGCTGGATCTGCGAGGATGCGATGAAGTTCATCCTGCGCGAGGAGCGTCGCGGCAACCGCTACGACATCATCCTCACCGACCCGCCGAAATTCGGCCGTGGTCCGAACGGCGAAGTCTGGCAGCTTTTCGATCACCTGCCGCTGATGCTCGATATCTGCCGCGAACTGCTGTCGCCGAAGGCGATAGGGCTGGTGCTGACCGCCTATTCCATCCGCGCCAGCTTCTATTCGATCCATGAGCTGATGCGCGAGACGATGCGCGGCGCTGGCGGCGCCGTGGAATCGGGCGAGCTCGTCATCCGTGAGGCGGGGCTGGACGGCAAGACGCCGGGTCGCGCGCTTTCCACTTCCCTTTTCAGTCGCTGGGTGCCGGCATGA
- a CDS encoding hybrid sensor histidine kinase/response regulator codes for MRDIADIHERISKAFASPAAADMAEPVPEKIVPALGLRQDEEKRAPRSVFAALFSRISEWRRQRTVPRLRHALKNAEAASAAKSRQIATVVHEIRTPLNGILGMTHLLGQTKLTAEQQNYLSGIRQSGYALAQLVEDLLDYSTLEAGRFRLNNRAENLRHLIENVVEMLAPRAHEKRIEIAATMTADLPDLLDLDPGRIRQVLFNVIGNAVKFTAHGGVLVRAAVEEGNVAIAVIDTGPGMAADELTQVFGEFEQAGSAEARSGGTGLGLGIASRILTEFGGSLSVASEKGAGSTFTIRFPLHFAETAQSGTGERNQLLAISRVLLLAPEGPAAKATVATIETLGGRCRHAANTADAQMLIDRAETGPLPYTDLIVDHRLASDYANEKAHAPLHRILLVNPEERASQPQDFFDAWLIRPLREKSLIDVLSGRLRGFGTRDALNDNQAMPPPPVIEKHGEGLDVLLGEDDPVNALIIRSVLTKAGHRVRLVDDFPTLIETVLNRVTPLDLIISDMYMPGGDVFNLLAALRAEEQEGVRPLVPVIVLTGESREATHREVLLNGASRVFAKPVDPLTLLEEVRILGVLSTERQQAR; via the coding sequence ATGCGAGATATCGCCGACATACATGAACGGATCTCGAAGGCGTTCGCGTCTCCCGCCGCGGCCGATATGGCCGAACCGGTGCCGGAAAAGATCGTGCCCGCATTGGGATTGCGGCAGGATGAAGAAAAGAGGGCGCCGCGCAGCGTCTTTGCCGCGCTCTTTTCCCGGATATCCGAGTGGCGCCGCCAGCGCACGGTTCCCCGGCTCCGGCATGCATTGAAGAATGCCGAGGCGGCCAGCGCTGCGAAATCCCGGCAGATCGCCACCGTCGTCCATGAAATCCGCACGCCGCTCAACGGCATTCTCGGGATGACGCATCTTCTCGGTCAGACCAAGCTGACGGCGGAACAGCAGAACTATCTGAGCGGCATTCGCCAGTCCGGTTATGCGCTGGCACAACTGGTCGAAGACCTGCTCGATTATTCGACGCTGGAAGCCGGCCGCTTCCGGCTCAACAACCGGGCGGAAAATCTCCGCCACCTCATCGAAAACGTCGTCGAGATGCTGGCGCCGCGCGCCCACGAGAAACGCATCGAGATCGCCGCGACGATGACTGCCGATCTCCCCGATCTTCTCGATCTCGATCCGGGCCGCATCCGGCAAGTGCTTTTCAATGTTATCGGCAATGCGGTGAAATTCACCGCCCATGGCGGCGTGCTGGTGCGGGCGGCGGTCGAAGAAGGCAACGTCGCCATTGCCGTCATCGATACCGGTCCCGGAATGGCGGCCGATGAACTGACCCAGGTTTTCGGTGAATTCGAGCAGGCGGGTTCCGCCGAGGCGCGCAGCGGCGGCACTGGTCTCGGTCTCGGCATCGCCTCTCGCATTCTGACGGAGTTCGGCGGGTCGCTTTCCGTCGCCAGCGAGAAGGGGGCCGGCAGCACGTTCACCATCCGCTTCCCCTTGCATTTTGCGGAAACGGCGCAATCGGGTACCGGCGAACGCAACCAGTTGCTGGCCATTTCCCGGGTTCTGCTTCTGGCGCCGGAAGGACCTGCCGCCAAGGCGACGGTCGCGACGATCGAAACGCTTGGCGGCCGCTGCCGGCACGCCGCCAACACGGCCGACGCTCAGATGCTGATCGACCGCGCCGAGACGGGGCCGCTGCCCTATACCGACCTGATCGTCGATCACCGGCTGGCCTCCGATTATGCCAATGAAAAGGCGCATGCGCCGCTCCACCGCATCTTGCTCGTCAACCCCGAGGAACGCGCCTCCCAGCCGCAGGATTTCTTCGACGCCTGGCTTATCCGGCCGCTCCGGGAAAAATCCCTGATCGATGTCTTAAGCGGCCGCCTGCGCGGCTTCGGCACACGCGACGCGCTGAATGACAATCAGGCTATGCCGCCACCGCCCGTCATCGAAAAACATGGCGAAGGGCTCGACGTGCTGCTCGGTGAGGACGATCCTGTCAACGCGCTGATCATCCGCTCGGTTCTTACAAAGGCCGGTCATCGGGTCCGTCTGGTCGACGATTTCCCCACGCTGATCGAGACGGTACTCAACCGGGTCACGCCGCTCGATCTCATCATTTCCGACATGTACATGCCTGGAGGAGATGTTTTCAATCTCCTGGCGGCGCTGCGTGCCGAGGAGCAGGAGGGCGTTCGGCCTCTGGTCCCGGTGATCGTGCTGACAGGCGAGAGCCGCGAAGCGACGCATCGCGAGGTGCTTCTGAATGGGGCCAGCCGCGTCTTCGCAAAGCCGGTCGATCCGCTGACGCTTCTGGAGGAGGTTCGAATTTTGGGAGTTCTCTCTACCGAGCGCCAGCAGGCGCGTTGA
- a CDS encoding integration host factor subunit beta yields MIKSELVQIVAARNPHLYHRDVENIVNAVLDEITDALAGGNRVELRGFGAFSVKNRPSRSGRNPRTGESVFVEEKWVPFFKTGKELRERLNPGLDDEED; encoded by the coding sequence GTGATCAAGTCAGAACTGGTGCAGATCGTTGCGGCTCGCAACCCGCATCTCTACCACCGCGACGTCGAGAACATTGTCAATGCCGTGCTCGACGAGATCACAGATGCCCTGGCAGGCGGAAATCGTGTCGAACTGCGCGGCTTCGGCGCGTTTTCGGTGAAGAATCGCCCCTCCCGGTCGGGCCGCAACCCGCGCACCGGCGAGAGCGTTTTCGTCGAGGAGAAATGGGTTCCTTTCTTCAAGACAGGCAAGGAACTGCGTGAGCGCCTGAACCCGGGCCTCGATGACGAAGAAGATTGA
- the lptC gene encoding LPS export ABC transporter periplasmic protein LptC → MLQHIRKTAGFAAALEPRADAYQAALAHSAIVRRLKILLPILAGVISAAFIGVSIIRAYLPENLSIENARIENGKIVMERPAISGRNKDGISYSMTANRALQDIQNSNMITLEDVKAAVPVNDDVIARVTATAADFDRGTDMLDLNSPFDVNLSNGITARFKSAHLDINAGVMESPEHVDISMKEGSIVAESLKITDKGRTITFKGQVRVHLDPATIRNQGK, encoded by the coding sequence ATGCTGCAGCATATTCGAAAAACGGCAGGCTTTGCGGCGGCGCTGGAGCCGCGCGCGGATGCCTATCAGGCGGCGCTGGCGCATTCCGCGATCGTGCGCAGGCTCAAGATACTGCTGCCGATCCTGGCCGGCGTGATTTCGGCCGCCTTCATCGGGGTCTCGATCATCCGCGCCTATCTGCCGGAGAACCTCTCGATTGAAAACGCCCGGATCGAAAACGGCAAGATCGTCATGGAGCGGCCGGCGATCTCTGGCCGCAACAAGGACGGCATCAGCTATTCGATGACCGCCAACCGCGCGCTGCAGGATATCCAGAACTCGAACATGATCACGCTCGAGGACGTCAAGGCCGCCGTACCGGTCAACGACGACGTGATCGCCCGGGTGACCGCGACAGCCGCCGACTTCGACCGCGGCACCGACATGCTCGATCTCAACTCCCCGTTCGACGTCAATCTGAGCAACGGGATCACCGCCCGCTTCAAGTCCGCGCATCTCGATATCAACGCAGGTGTGATGGAATCACCCGAGCACGTCGATATCTCCATGAAAGAAGGCTCTATTGTTGCAGAGTCTTTAAAGATAACGGATAAGGGGCGTACCATCACCTTCAAGGGCCAGGTTCGCGTCCATCTCGATCCAGCCACCATCCGCAACCAAGGCAAGTAG
- the lspA gene encoding signal peptidase II, which produces MTGRIALLSRPLMALIVIVIAVALDQVVKIAVENYLPMQEAVPLLPVLALYRTYNLGVAFSLLSGMEREFIVGMRVLIVAFVLWLWRRTPKDRPFAHSGFALIIAGAIGNLIDGFAYGHVIDYILFHTETWSFAVFNLADSFITIGAGLVILDELFGPKKADQ; this is translated from the coding sequence ATGACCGGACGCATAGCCCTGCTTTCTCGGCCTCTGATGGCTCTGATCGTCATCGTCATCGCGGTCGCCCTCGATCAGGTGGTGAAGATCGCCGTCGAGAATTATCTTCCGATGCAGGAGGCGGTGCCGCTTCTGCCGGTGCTGGCGCTCTACCGCACCTATAACCTCGGCGTCGCCTTCTCGCTGCTGTCCGGCATGGAGCGGGAATTCATTGTCGGCATGCGGGTGCTGATCGTCGCCTTCGTGCTCTGGCTCTGGCGCCGTACGCCGAAGGATCGTCCTTTCGCCCACAGCGGCTTCGCGTTGATCATCGCCGGCGCGATCGGCAACCTGATCGACGGTTTCGCCTATGGCCATGTGATCGACTACATCCTGTTCCACACCGAGACGTGGTCCTTCGCGGTCTTCAATCTGGCGGACAGTTTCATCACCATCGGGGCGGGCCTGGTCATCCTCGACGAGCTGTTCGGCCCGAAAAAGGCCGATCAGTAA
- a CDS encoding LptA/OstA family protein — protein sequence MINRRLLTRNTAVLIAAGFISCLAATAHAQTTTSQMEGLKLSGDQPIQIQSDQLEIKEQEKKAYFTGNVQVVQGTTTMKAGKMTVLYTGEGGSVTSGSADIDKIFLDDTVFLTSGTQQATAEKGEFDMKSQTFVLSGKQVVLSEGPNVFKGCKLTVLMETGQAKLDACGGRVEILLDPKSRPKQ from the coding sequence ATGATCAATCGCCGCCTTCTTACACGCAATACCGCAGTTCTGATCGCGGCAGGATTCATCTCCTGTCTGGCAGCGACCGCACATGCCCAGACCACCACCAGCCAGATGGAAGGCCTGAAGCTTTCCGGCGACCAGCCGATCCAGATCCAGAGCGACCAGCTCGAGATCAAGGAGCAGGAAAAGAAGGCCTATTTTACCGGCAACGTCCAGGTCGTGCAGGGCACGACCACGATGAAGGCCGGCAAGATGACGGTCCTTTATACCGGTGAAGGTGGCTCGGTGACCTCAGGCAGCGCCGATATCGACAAGATCTTTCTTGACGATACGGTATTCCTGACCTCGGGAACGCAGCAGGCGACCGCCGAGAAGGGCGAGTTCGACATGAAATCCCAGACCTTCGTGCTTTCTGGCAAGCAGGTCGTGCTCTCCGAGGGGCCCAACGTCTTCAAGGGTTGCAAACTCACCGTACTGATGGAAACCGGCCAGGCCAAGCTCGACGCCTGTGGCGGGCGCGTCGAAATCCTGCTCGACCCGAAATCGCGACCAAAGCAATAA
- the sppA gene encoding signal peptide peptidase SppA has translation MDQMAIADRRSLRRKLSFWRVVALVFLVGIGFALYRVVAGEGVGSAVPHVARIEISGMITDDKDLLERLDKIAQSSQAKALIVSISSPGGTTYGGERIFKAIRKVSEKKPVVSDIRTLAASAGYMIATAGDQIVAGESSITGSIGVIFQYPQIDEVMKKIGVSLQEIKSAPLKAEPSPFHPASEEAKTMIRNMVMDSYAWFVDLVADRRKLPRDEVLKLADGTIFTGRQALNAKLVDKLGGEEDIRAYFESRGVSKDLPVVDWKEHNSSSSFWFASAVSELFKLSGFGQTITPDALRTFGADKLFLDGLVSVWQVGRG, from the coding sequence ATGGATCAAATGGCAATTGCGGACCGGCGTTCCCTGCGCCGCAAGCTGAGTTTCTGGCGGGTCGTCGCACTTGTTTTCCTCGTCGGCATCGGATTCGCGCTTTACCGTGTCGTTGCCGGCGAGGGCGTCGGATCTGCGGTGCCGCATGTCGCCCGCATCGAAATCTCCGGTATGATCACGGATGACAAGGACCTACTGGAGCGCCTCGACAAGATCGCCCAAAGCAGCCAGGCCAAGGCGCTGATCGTCTCGATCTCTTCGCCGGGCGGGACGACCTATGGCGGCGAGCGCATCTTCAAGGCGATCCGAAAGGTTTCCGAAAAGAAGCCCGTCGTTTCCGATATCCGCACATTGGCCGCCTCTGCCGGCTACATGATCGCCACGGCCGGCGATCAGATCGTCGCGGGCGAAAGCTCGATCACCGGATCGATCGGGGTGATCTTCCAATACCCGCAGATCGACGAGGTGATGAAGAAGATCGGCGTCTCGCTGCAGGAGATCAAGTCCGCGCCGCTGAAGGCCGAGCCGTCGCCCTTCCATCCGGCAAGCGAGGAAGCCAAGACGATGATCCGCAACATGGTCATGGACAGCTACGCCTGGTTCGTCGATCTCGTTGCCGATCGCCGCAAGCTGCCGCGCGACGAGGTTCTGAAGCTCGCGGACGGCACGATCTTCACCGGCCGCCAGGCGCTCAACGCCAAGCTTGTCGACAAGCTGGGCGGCGAGGAGGACATCCGCGCCTACTTTGAATCGCGTGGCGTTTCCAAGGACCTGCCGGTCGTTGATTGGAAGGAGCATAATTCCTCCTCGTCCTTCTGGTTCGCGAGCGCCGTCAGCGAGTTGTTCAAGCTCTCCGGTTTCGGCCAGACAATCACTCCCGACGCCCTTCGCACCTTCGGCGCAGACAAGTTGTTTCTTGACGGTCTTGTCTCCGTTTGGCAGGTTGGGCGCGGTTAA
- a CDS encoding type II toxin-antitoxin system VapC family toxin, with protein sequence MKILLDSHLLVWLVGASHRLPLIAREIIENPDHEIFFSSASIWELSIKYSSGKIGLELPPRMLYRVLIESGFGELAVTASHALEVDSLQQIHKDPFDRILIAQSMSEGMLLLTSDETIAKYSGPIRFVR encoded by the coding sequence ATGAAAATACTGCTGGATTCGCATCTTCTGGTGTGGCTTGTCGGGGCATCCCATCGGTTGCCTTTGATAGCGCGGGAAATCATTGAGAACCCCGATCACGAAATTTTCTTCAGTTCGGCCAGTATCTGGGAACTTTCGATCAAATACTCATCCGGAAAAATCGGGCTCGAGCTTCCGCCCCGCATGCTCTATCGGGTCCTAATCGAAAGTGGTTTCGGTGAATTGGCGGTGACAGCCTCCCATGCGCTGGAGGTTGACTCGCTTCAACAGATTCATAAGGACCCGTTCGACCGCATCCTTATCGCGCAAAGCATGAGCGAAGGCATGTTATTGCTGACTTCGGACGAAACCATAGCCAAATACAGCGGCCCGATCCGGTTCGTCCGCTAG
- a CDS encoding SRPBCC family protein — translation MDMGGEERIAAPREVVWAALNDPEILRQCIPGCQTLEQKSPTELSATVKLKVGPVSANFSGEVTLSDINPPESYTISGEGKGGIAGFAKGSATVTLVEDGSDTLLRYSTKAQVGGKIAQLGSRLIDSTSQKLAGQFFSDFNKAVVAKAAQA, via the coding sequence ATGGATATGGGCGGCGAAGAACGTATTGCAGCACCTCGCGAAGTGGTCTGGGCGGCGTTGAACGATCCGGAAATCCTTCGCCAGTGCATCCCCGGTTGCCAGACGCTCGAACAGAAGTCTCCGACCGAACTCTCTGCGACCGTCAAACTGAAGGTCGGTCCGGTTTCCGCGAACTTTTCCGGCGAAGTGACGCTCTCCGACATCAACCCGCCGGAAAGCTACACGATATCGGGCGAGGGCAAGGGCGGTATCGCAGGTTTTGCCAAGGGCTCCGCGACCGTTACGCTGGTCGAAGACGGCAGCGATACGCTGCTGCGCTACTCCACCAAGGCTCAGGTGGGAGGCAAGATCGCGCAGCTCGGCTCGCGGCTGATCGATTCCACGTCGCAGAAACTCGCGGGCCAGTTCTTCTCGGATTTCAACAAGGCCGTGGTCGCCAAGGCCGCGCAAGCCTAA
- a CDS encoding type II toxin-antitoxin system Phd/YefM family antitoxin: protein MKTVNIHEAKTHLSRLVEEAANGEAFVIAKAGKPMVKVVPLEEAPKKKRKIGVLDGQFFIPDDLDKGMDKEIEDLFYGNHE from the coding sequence GTGAAAACCGTCAACATCCATGAAGCCAAGACGCATTTGTCGCGCCTCGTCGAAGAGGCGGCAAACGGCGAGGCGTTCGTCATCGCCAAGGCCGGCAAGCCGATGGTGAAGGTCGTGCCGTTGGAGGAAGCGCCGAAGAAGAAGCGAAAAATCGGCGTTCTCGATGGTCAATTTTTCATTCCCGACGATCTGGACAAGGGAATGGACAAAGAGATCGAGGACCTGTTTTACGGCAACCACGAATGA